GTTTGCTTGCTGCAAGCAAAAGCCGGGTGTCCCACGTCTCGATTTTTGAGACGTGGGAGAGCGAGGATGGTGGCGCAATCAGATCTTGGGTCTCCGAGAGCTTCACTGCAAACCCAGGTCTCAAGAATCGAGACGTGGGGCACCCGTTCGTGCGACTGGGGAAAATTTTGCGAACACTTTTGCAGTTCGGCCGGTCATACACACAGCAGCATGATGCGATCGCAACCCACACACGCTGAGAGCCACGACCAGCTTCTTGACAGGCTGGCCGCCGAGCACGCGCGTTACCTCTATCGCGTGGCGTACGCCGTCGCGCGCCATGCGGAGGACGCCGAGGACGCTGTGCAGGAGGCGTTCCTGAAGCTACAGCGCGCTGGCTCGCTGCCGGCGATGGAGAACGAGCGAGCGTTCCTTGCAAAGACGGTCTACCGCACGGCGCTGGATCGGGTGGCGGCGCGCAAGGGAGTGGGCTCGGACGATGAAGAGGCGTTGCTGCGCGTGGCCGATCTGCGGCCCTCGCCGGAGTCGCTCGCGGCTGAGGGGCAGGAGCAGGCGCTGCTTGCGGCGTGGATCGAAGAGCTGCCGCAGGAGCTGCGCGAAGCGTTGCTGGTGACGGCGATTGAAGGCATGAACAGCCGGGAGGCTGGCGAGGTGCTGGGCGTGCCGGAGGCGACGGTGCGCACGCGGCTGCATCGTGCGCGCGGGCTGTTGCGTGAGCGTTGGCAGCAGATGCAGAGCCAGCAGCAAAACCTGATTCGCCGTGGCCGCGCCGAGGTCGCGGCCACAGAAGACGGGAGGGCGCGATGACGGACTTTGAGAGGTTGTTGGACGACGTAGTGACGCGGAGCGCGAATGTGGAAGCGCCGCG
The nucleotide sequence above comes from Granulicella cerasi. Encoded proteins:
- a CDS encoding RNA polymerase sigma factor, whose translation is MMRSQPTHAESHDQLLDRLAAEHARYLYRVAYAVARHAEDAEDAVQEAFLKLQRAGSLPAMENERAFLAKTVYRTALDRVAARKGVGSDDEEALLRVADLRPSPESLAAEGQEQALLAAWIEELPQELREALLVTAIEGMNSREAGEVLGVPEATVRTRLHRARGLLRERWQQMQSQQQNLIRRGRAEVAATEDGRAR